A stretch of the Balneola vulgaris DSM 17893 genome encodes the following:
- a CDS encoding cystathionine gamma-synthase, producing the protein MRFNTKAIHAGQKLEETTGAVMPPIFQTSTYAQEAPNVHQGYDYARVGNPTRTALENMIAGLEGADECACFASGVAAMDGLLKMFRPGDHIIASNDLYGGSYRLFTQVFEPFGIKFSFIDMTDLNLVKEAFTDHTKMLWIETPTNPLLRVVDIKALSDIAHDAGALAIVDNTFASPYLQRPLELGADAVLHSATKYLAGHSDVIHGAVASSNEKIMENLRFQIKSGGAVPGPMDCYLVLRGIKTLAVRVERAVSNAKKVAEYLDNHPKVGMVHYPGLSSHPQHELAKKQMDDFGAMVSFSLKDDSMDAANKFMSNTHYFTLAESLGGVESLISHPASMTHGSIPKEVREKAGLKDSLIRLSVGIEDADDLIADLEQAF; encoded by the coding sequence ATGCGTTTCAACACCAAAGCAATTCATGCCGGACAGAAGTTAGAAGAAACAACCGGCGCCGTAATGCCCCCAATCTTTCAAACCTCCACTTATGCTCAAGAGGCACCGAACGTACATCAAGGATATGATTACGCTCGAGTAGGTAACCCTACAAGAACCGCTCTCGAGAACATGATTGCTGGATTAGAAGGCGCTGATGAATGCGCGTGTTTTGCTAGTGGTGTAGCAGCTATGGATGGTCTTTTAAAGATGTTTAGACCGGGCGATCATATCATCGCTTCAAACGACTTATACGGTGGTTCATATCGTTTATTTACTCAAGTATTTGAGCCCTTTGGCATCAAATTCTCATTTATTGATATGACCGATCTAAATTTGGTTAAAGAAGCATTTACTGATCATACTAAAATGCTTTGGATTGAAACACCAACCAACCCACTTCTTCGGGTAGTTGATATAAAAGCTCTTTCAGATATCGCCCATGATGCTGGTGCTTTAGCAATTGTTGATAACACTTTCGCCTCTCCATATTTACAACGCCCATTAGAACTTGGAGCGGATGCCGTATTACATTCCGCTACTAAATATCTAGCGGGTCACTCTGATGTAATTCACGGTGCGGTAGCATCTTCGAACGAGAAGATTATGGAGAACTTACGATTCCAGATTAAATCGGGGGGTGCTGTTCCTGGACCTATGGATTGCTACCTTGTTTTAAGAGGTATCAAAACCTTAGCTGTTCGTGTAGAACGCGCCGTAAGCAATGCTAAGAAAGTGGCTGAGTATTTAGATAATCATCCAAAAGTAGGCATGGTGCATTATCCTGGCTTAAGCTCACATCCACAGCATGAGCTTGCTAAAAAACAAATGGATGACTTTGGCGCAATGGTATCATTTTCCTTAAAAGATGATTCTATGGATGCCGCTAACAAGTTCATGAGTAACACACACTATTTTACGCTCGCTGAGAGTTTAGGTGGTGTAGAATCACTTATAAGCCACCCGGCTTCTATGACTCATGGCTCTATTCCAAAAGAAGTACGTGAGAAAGCAGGACTCAAGGATTCACTAATCCGTTTATCTGTTGGTATTGAAGATGCAGACGATCTAATTGCAGATCTAGAGCAGGCATTTTAA
- a CDS encoding acetyl-CoA C-acyltransferase yields the protein MRDVVIVEAKRTPIGSFGGSLASFTAPELGSTTIIELIKSTGITPDTVQEVVMGNVLTAGIGQAPARQAALKAGLSEKTPSTTINKVCASGMKAIMMAADQIRLGDADVVVAGGMESMSNVPYYLPKQRYGSKYGHVQTEDGILKDGLWDVYNDFAMGNAAEICAKECNISREQQDEFAIESYKRAQKAQEDGSFDDELISIKITDRRGNVTIVDKDEEVSRVKFEKIPSLRPVFDKEGTVTAANASSINDGAAALLLMSAEKAEELGLKPLAKVVSHANAAKAPEWFTTAPADAIPIALKKAGISKDDVDLFEINEAFSVVSLANNQILELDPAKVNIHGGAVSIGHPIGCSGARIMVTLVHALKKTGGKYGCAGICNGGGGASAMVIEMI from the coding sequence ATGCGTGATGTTGTAATAGTTGAAGCAAAGAGAACTCCAATTGGATCATTTGGTGGGAGTCTCGCTTCTTTTACTGCTCCTGAACTAGGTAGCACGACGATTATTGAACTTATTAAGAGCACAGGAATTACCCCCGACACTGTACAAGAAGTAGTGATGGGTAATGTGCTAACAGCAGGTATTGGCCAAGCTCCAGCACGCCAAGCTGCACTAAAAGCAGGCCTTTCTGAAAAAACTCCAAGTACTACTATCAATAAAGTATGTGCTTCTGGTATGAAGGCTATCATGATGGCGGCTGATCAAATTCGTTTAGGCGATGCTGATGTCGTTGTGGCTGGTGGTATGGAAAGCATGAGTAATGTGCCTTACTACCTACCTAAGCAACGTTATGGCTCAAAATATGGCCACGTTCAAACAGAAGATGGTATTCTAAAAGATGGCCTTTGGGATGTTTACAATGACTTCGCAATGGGTAATGCTGCTGAAATCTGTGCTAAAGAATGTAACATCAGCCGAGAGCAACAAGATGAGTTTGCTATTGAGTCGTACAAAAGAGCACAAAAGGCTCAGGAAGACGGTTCATTTGATGACGAATTGATTTCAATTAAAATCACAGATCGTCGTGGTAATGTTACCATCGTAGATAAAGATGAAGAAGTTTCTAGAGTTAAGTTTGAAAAGATTCCTTCTCTACGCCCTGTATTCGATAAAGAAGGTACAGTAACAGCTGCTAATGCTTCTAGTATCAATGACGGTGCTGCTGCTCTACTTCTTATGAGCGCTGAAAAAGCTGAAGAGCTTGGTCTTAAGCCATTAGCTAAAGTAGTTAGCCACGCCAATGCAGCTAAAGCTCCAGAGTGGTTCACAACAGCACCTGCGGATGCAATTCCAATTGCATTGAAAAAAGCTGGGATCTCAAAAGACGATGTAGATCTTTTTGAAATCAACGAAGCATTTTCAGTTGTATCATTAGCTAACAACCAAATTCTTGAACTAGACCCAGCAAAAGTGAATATCCACGGTGGTGCTGTAAGTATCGGTCACCCAATCGGATGCTCTGGTGCTAGAATCATGGTTACTCTAGTACACGCACTCAAG
- a CDS encoding tetratricopeptide repeat protein, with translation MNISKLTRLASFVLAVGFFVSCTSSQFTVDNLIEQENYALALEQIDQELTKNPTAELYIQKAEVLGKIAVTREAENRDSLYNEFDIALENATDNNLDSSALISQKIDSISTKYWNIEHQSGLQAYESDNEQVQRRSILHFQNALIIDSENVETYKSLAIAHYNFGNIEEAISTLNIASSLDQEDSEIYENLGFLYLETGNAQQSAYYYKLANKDPLKDKNIAFGLVNAYISEGNDVEAIKLLDQLVNVYPNNGKIHNVYGTQLFNQVSTLFPQLKDAYTNADEAEVTTLRVEIEGLSEKAEQQLIEAYKTDSNNMEFIESLAVFYNNMAGNYFSLHPQAFEDDKEAIKNRALTLTDFAIRYYNEMLEMEANNDRITTKITNLNTLKNSWNNK, from the coding sequence ATGAATATTTCAAAACTAACCCGACTAGCAAGTTTTGTGCTTGCTGTCGGGTTTTTTGTTTCTTGTACTAGCTCACAATTCACTGTCGATAATTTAATCGAACAGGAAAATTATGCGTTAGCGCTTGAACAAATCGATCAAGAGTTAACAAAGAATCCAACTGCTGAATTATACATTCAGAAAGCGGAAGTCTTAGGAAAAATTGCCGTAACTAGAGAGGCAGAAAATAGAGACTCACTATATAATGAATTTGATATCGCACTTGAGAACGCGACGGATAATAACCTAGATTCAAGTGCTTTAATTAGCCAGAAAATTGATAGCATTTCCACTAAATACTGGAATATTGAGCATCAATCTGGTTTACAGGCGTATGAAAGTGATAACGAACAAGTACAACGCCGATCTATCTTACATTTTCAAAATGCATTAATCATTGATAGTGAAAATGTAGAGACTTATAAGTCCTTAGCCATCGCTCACTATAACTTTGGCAATATCGAAGAAGCGATTAGCACCCTAAATATCGCTAGTTCACTAGATCAAGAAGATTCAGAGATCTACGAAAACCTTGGCTTTCTTTATTTAGAAACAGGAAATGCTCAGCAATCAGCCTATTATTACAAGCTCGCGAATAAAGATCCGTTAAAGGATAAAAACATCGCATTTGGTTTAGTGAACGCTTATATCAGCGAAGGCAATGATGTTGAAGCTATTAAGTTGCTCGACCAATTAGTGAATGTGTACCCTAACAATGGCAAGATCCATAATGTATATGGAACACAACTCTTCAATCAAGTAAGTACGTTGTTTCCACAACTTAAAGATGCTTACACAAATGCTGATGAAGCTGAAGTAACAACGCTAAGAGTTGAAATCGAAGGGCTTTCGGAAAAAGCTGAGCAACAACTTATTGAAGCTTATAAAACTGATTCCAATAACATGGAATTTATTGAGAGCTTAGCTGTGTTCTACAACAACATGGCAGGTAATTATTTCTCATTACATCCACAGGCATTTGAGGATGATAAAGAGGCTATCAAAAACAGAGCTCTCACGCTTACAGATTTTGCCATCCGTTATTACAACGAGATGCTTGAAATGGAAGCGAATAATGACCGAATTACTACCAAAATTACCAATCTGAACACCTTAAAAAATAGCTGGAACAACAAATAA